The proteins below are encoded in one region of Aeromonas jandaei:
- the glpB gene encoding glycerol-3-phosphate dehydrogenase subunit GlpB, with protein MKFDNIVIGGGMAGLSAALRLVEAGQKTLLMASGQSALHFSSGSVDLLESEGDPRAALPAFMAAHPDHPYSKVGMQNIEASLADLQRHCAEQGLPLVRHETNHQRLTPIGTLKRTWLSPDTCACVTDAPIPDVLLLATLEGFRDFHPALAAANLATHPRFAHCRILTGEIRLPQLAEFSRNPHEFRSADIARLCDKHHLVADLTSEISRMVQESGVPDCRHIVLPACLSLGLVGPRLAELEQRTGCTIKEVATMPPSLIGMRMQEALKRRFMALGGTFLTSERVLGARYEGDRVVGVHTQNGDDQLFEADNFVLASGSFFSRGLESRLRGIREPIFDADVLSLEERDAWAGRRLFDHHPFMGFGVKTDDKLRVLRGGKPLANLYGAGSVLAHYDPIKEGSGSGVAVATGWQAAGHILGAAQ; from the coding sequence ATGAAGTTTGACAATATCGTTATCGGCGGCGGCATGGCGGGCCTCTCGGCCGCCCTGCGTCTGGTGGAAGCGGGCCAGAAGACCCTGCTGATGGCCTCCGGCCAGAGTGCCCTGCACTTCTCCTCCGGCTCGGTCGATCTGCTGGAGAGCGAGGGGGATCCTCGCGCTGCCCTGCCCGCCTTTATGGCGGCCCATCCGGATCACCCCTACAGCAAAGTAGGAATGCAGAATATCGAGGCGAGTCTGGCCGATCTGCAGCGCCACTGCGCCGAGCAGGGGCTGCCGCTGGTGCGCCACGAGACCAATCACCAGCGCCTGACCCCCATCGGTACCCTCAAACGTACCTGGCTCTCCCCCGATACTTGCGCCTGCGTCACCGATGCACCGATCCCGGACGTGCTACTGCTGGCCACCCTCGAGGGCTTTCGCGACTTTCATCCGGCACTGGCGGCGGCCAATCTGGCGACCCATCCGCGTTTTGCCCACTGCCGCATTCTGACTGGCGAAATCCGCCTGCCCCAGCTGGCCGAATTCAGCCGCAATCCCCATGAGTTTCGCTCTGCCGACATCGCGCGCCTGTGTGACAAGCACCATCTGGTGGCCGATCTGACCAGCGAGATCAGTCGAATGGTGCAGGAGAGCGGCGTGCCCGACTGCCGCCATATCGTGCTACCCGCCTGCCTGTCGCTGGGGCTGGTTGGCCCGCGTCTGGCGGAGCTGGAGCAACGTACCGGCTGCACCATCAAGGAGGTGGCGACCATGCCGCCATCGCTGATCGGGATGCGGATGCAGGAGGCGCTCAAGCGCCGCTTCATGGCCCTTGGCGGCACCTTCCTCACCAGCGAGCGGGTGCTGGGCGCCCGTTACGAGGGCGATCGGGTGGTCGGCGTACACACCCAGAATGGCGATGACCAGCTGTTTGAAGCCGACAACTTCGTGCTCGCCTCCGGCAGCTTCTTCAGCCGCGGGCTGGAGTCCCGTCTGCGCGGCATTCGCGAACCCATCTTCGATGCCGATGTGCTGAGTCTGGAGGAGCGCGACGCCTGGGCCGGTCGCCGCCTGTTCGACCACCACCCCTTTATGGGCTTCGGGGTCAAGACCGACGACAAGCTCAGAGTGCTGCGCGGTGGCAAGCCGCTCGCCAACCTCTACGGCGCAGGCAGCGTGCTGGCGCACTATGACCCCATCAAGGAGGGATCTGGTTCTGGTGTCGCGGTTGCTACCGGCTGGCAGGCCGCCGGCCATATTCTGGGCGCCGCCCAATGA
- the glpC gene encoding anaerobic glycerol-3-phosphate dehydrogenase subunit GlpC, which produces MLLDHANQTFDQCIKCTVCTAYCPVAKANPAYPGPKQAGPDGERLRIKSPELFDSALKHCTNCKRCEVACPSGVRIGDIIAKAKDKYSGFKPGIREFVLSHTDLMGSMSTLMAPVVNFTTGLKPMKLVLDKALGVSSHRDLPKYSQGTFRGWYKKQKEAQASYERQIAYFHGCYVNYNHPQLGKELVQVLNAMNIGVQLLEREKCCGVPLIANGFMDKAKQQAAFNIKQMENSLLGNEMPLLATSSTCGFTLRDEYPHLLEQDNHKVRDRISLVTRFLWNEFYKGNKPAMKPLNLHIAYHTPCHMEKMGGVIYTLELLRAIPGVKVTVLESQCCGIAGTYGFKSENYQTSQTIGEGLFDQINRLAPDLVITDCETCKWQIEMSTAFRCEHPIHLLAQALA; this is translated from the coding sequence ATGCTACTGGATCATGCCAATCAAACTTTCGATCAGTGCATCAAATGCACCGTCTGTACCGCCTACTGTCCGGTGGCCAAAGCCAATCCCGCCTACCCCGGCCCCAAACAGGCGGGCCCGGATGGGGAGCGGCTGCGGATCAAGAGCCCGGAGCTGTTTGACAGCGCCCTCAAGCACTGCACCAACTGCAAACGCTGCGAAGTGGCCTGCCCGAGCGGAGTACGCATCGGCGACATCATCGCCAAGGCCAAAGACAAGTACAGCGGCTTCAAACCGGGGATCCGCGAGTTCGTGCTCTCCCACACCGATCTGATGGGCAGCATGTCTACCCTGATGGCGCCGGTGGTCAACTTCACCACCGGCCTCAAGCCGATGAAGCTGGTGCTGGACAAGGCGCTGGGAGTTTCCTCCCACCGCGACCTGCCCAAATACTCCCAGGGCACCTTCCGCGGCTGGTACAAGAAGCAAAAAGAAGCTCAGGCCAGTTATGAGCGCCAAATCGCCTACTTCCACGGCTGCTACGTCAACTACAACCACCCGCAGCTTGGCAAGGAGCTGGTGCAGGTGCTCAACGCCATGAATATCGGCGTGCAGCTGCTGGAGCGGGAGAAGTGCTGCGGCGTGCCACTGATTGCCAACGGCTTCATGGACAAGGCCAAGCAGCAGGCGGCCTTCAACATCAAGCAGATGGAGAACTCCCTGCTGGGCAACGAGATGCCGCTGCTGGCCACCTCCTCCACCTGCGGCTTTACCCTGCGCGATGAATATCCCCACCTGCTGGAGCAGGACAACCACAAGGTGCGGGATCGCATCTCGCTGGTGACCCGCTTCCTGTGGAACGAGTTCTACAAGGGCAACAAACCGGCGATGAAACCGCTCAATCTGCACATCGCCTACCACACCCCCTGCCACATGGAGAAGATGGGGGGCGTCATCTATACCCTCGAACTGCTGCGCGCCATTCCCGGGGTCAAGGTGACCGTGCTGGAGTCCCAGTGCTGCGGTATCGCCGGCACCTACGGCTTCAAGTCGGAGAACTACCAGACCAGCCAGACCATCGGCGAGGGGCTATTCGATCAGATCAACCGCCTGGCCCCCGACCTGGTGATCACCGATTGCGAAACCTGCAAATGGCAGATCGAGATGAGCACGGCGTTTCGCTGCGAACATCCCATCCACCTGCTGGCTCAGGCACTGGCCTGA
- a CDS encoding LysR family transcriptional regulator yields the protein MLLEGLETLSLLASEGTMAKVASRLYISQSAVSKRIAQLEQRLGKKLIEPEGRQIRLTPQALELLERVAPSLAEMKGVLADSQDLADHSPLPIACSETLLAGYLAHFMRGYLGRDPHLALSTHHTPVILARVRSGDALLGICAGRLPPGHGLGAEQLLEEPFYLVGEAQQSLPPAAQGGGRKILTMDLENPANRYLREPLATLGLEPAMELDSYLALIELAKAGIGPVLLPAGLLELVGEQGETARLLPALARPLHLVYRPNSLKRERIAKLVNALRKHFSHYSDTPR from the coding sequence ATGTTACTGGAAGGGCTGGAGACGCTGAGCCTGCTGGCAAGTGAAGGAACCATGGCCAAGGTGGCCAGCCGCCTCTATATCAGCCAGTCGGCGGTGAGCAAGCGCATTGCCCAGCTGGAGCAGCGCCTTGGCAAGAAGCTGATCGAGCCGGAGGGGCGCCAGATCCGGCTCACCCCGCAGGCGCTGGAGCTGCTGGAGCGGGTAGCGCCGAGCCTGGCCGAGATGAAAGGAGTGCTGGCCGACAGCCAGGATCTGGCGGATCACAGCCCCCTCCCCATCGCCTGCTCCGAGACCCTGCTGGCCGGTTATCTCGCCCACTTCATGCGCGGCTATCTGGGCCGCGACCCGCATCTCGCCCTCTCCACCCACCACACCCCGGTCATTCTGGCGCGGGTGCGCAGCGGCGATGCCCTGCTCGGCATCTGCGCCGGTCGCCTCCCGCCCGGCCATGGCCTTGGCGCCGAGCAGCTGCTGGAGGAGCCCTTCTATCTGGTGGGAGAGGCGCAGCAGAGCCTGCCCCCTGCCGCTCAGGGCGGCGGGCGCAAGATCCTCACCATGGATCTGGAGAACCCTGCCAATCGCTATCTGCGCGAGCCCCTCGCCACCCTCGGCCTGGAGCCCGCCATGGAGCTCGACTCCTATCTGGCGCTGATCGAGCTGGCCAAGGCCGGTATCGGCCCGGTGCTGCTGCCTGCCGGTCTGCTGGAGCTGGTGGGGGAGCAGGGAGAAACGGCCCGCCTGCTGCCGGCACTCGCCCGCCCGCTCCATCTGGTCTACCGGCCAAACAGTCTCAAGCGCGAGCGCATTGCCAAACTGGTCAATGCCTTGCGCAAACACTTCAGCCATTACAGCGACACACCGCGCTAA
- a CDS encoding YchJ family protein — protein MTLCPCGSNLYLELCCGSLHGGAPALTPEQLMRSRYSAFVLGLGDYLVHSWHPDYLGELTAELLSQTDTQWDGLEIIASQGGPDDILGMVEFKAWFVEGETRHCLHERSRFVRHEGRWVYTDGEIDPVPLRIGRNDPCPCGSGKKFKKCCGN, from the coding sequence ATGACTCTTTGCCCTTGCGGTTCCAACCTTTATCTCGAACTGTGCTGCGGATCACTCCACGGTGGAGCCCCCGCTCTCACCCCAGAACAGCTGATGCGCTCGCGCTACAGCGCCTTCGTGCTGGGTCTGGGGGATTATCTGGTGCATAGCTGGCACCCCGACTATCTGGGAGAGCTGACCGCAGAACTGCTCTCACAGACCGATACCCAATGGGATGGCCTCGAGATCATCGCCAGCCAGGGCGGCCCCGACGACATACTCGGCATGGTGGAGTTCAAAGCCTGGTTCGTGGAAGGCGAAACTCGTCACTGCCTGCATGAACGTTCCCGCTTCGTACGTCATGAGGGGCGCTGGGTCTACACCGACGGCGAGATAGATCCCGTCCCGCTCCGCATTGGGCGCAATGATCCCTGCCCCTGTGGCAGCGGCAAGAAGTTCAAGAAGTGTTGCGGCAATTGA
- a CDS encoding PilZ domain-containing protein — MTQQTQQSPFKSIKDRIKANKEKGISIQGPDVMDYLYPASKVGIEVITPTGQLRSLPAVLIGADKARIIYFSLPATTPADAALYCQPGYRLTAAIICERGVGAMLCFEGFIEQFNKQPQLFTMRQPESMTLFKIRKEIRYPISCTGVALFAQHPLNIHLVDFSLAGCAFSTHHQAPTIPLNHSLELRLDASSANGMPYQLTGTVRNQRQINNYPVYGMQFDAAGLQQSETFLKHLEFNGHQMVVRTQAGTVANIAMGHSAP; from the coding sequence ATGACACAACAGACTCAGCAGTCACCCTTCAAGTCGATCAAGGATCGCATCAAGGCCAATAAGGAGAAGGGCATCTCCATCCAGGGGCCCGATGTCATGGATTATCTCTATCCTGCCAGCAAGGTGGGGATCGAGGTGATCACTCCGACCGGTCAGCTGCGCTCCCTGCCTGCCGTGCTGATCGGCGCCGACAAGGCGCGTATCATCTATTTCAGCCTGCCCGCCACCACCCCGGCGGATGCCGCCCTCTACTGCCAGCCGGGTTACCGCCTCACGGCGGCCATCATCTGCGAGCGGGGGGTGGGAGCCATGCTCTGCTTCGAGGGCTTTATCGAGCAGTTCAACAAGCAGCCCCAACTCTTCACCATGCGCCAGCCAGAGAGCATGACCCTGTTCAAGATCCGCAAGGAGATCCGCTACCCAATCAGTTGCACAGGAGTCGCTCTTTTTGCCCAGCACCCGCTCAACATCCATCTGGTGGACTTTTCACTGGCAGGTTGTGCCTTCAGCACCCACCATCAGGCGCCGACCATTCCCCTCAACCACTCGCTTGAGCTGCGTCTCGATGCCTCTAGCGCCAACGGGATGCCCTACCAGCTGACCGGCACAGTGCGCAACCAGCGCCAGATCAACAACTACCCAGTCTACGGCATGCAGTTCGACGCAGCAGGCTTGCAGCAAAGCGAAACCTTTTTGAAGCACCTCGAATTCAATGGCCATCAGATGGTCGTTCGCACTCAAGCTGGCACCGTTGCGAACATCGCCATGGGCCACTCTGCCCCCTGA
- a CDS encoding TSUP family transporter has protein sequence MELELVTLFALFGVALIAGFIDAIAGGGGLLTVPALLATGMPPALVLGTNKLQSSFGSFSATWFYARRGLLEWAMIWPAVICTFIGAAVGTLAVQTIDAAVLERLLPFLLMAFACYFFFSPRVSDAESSRRLTPMLFALLVGGGVGFYDGFFGPGIGSFFAIGFVALAGFGMARATAHTKLLNFTSNIASLLFFALGGKVVWSVGFCMALGQFIGARFGSKMVLKKGVKLIKPLLVTVSLLMSAKLVWSQYPELFAWI, from the coding sequence ATGGAATTGGAACTGGTTACCCTGTTTGCCCTGTTTGGCGTGGCGCTCATCGCCGGCTTTATCGATGCCATTGCCGGTGGCGGCGGCCTGTTGACGGTGCCGGCCCTGCTGGCTACCGGCATGCCCCCCGCGCTGGTGCTTGGCACCAACAAGCTGCAGAGCAGTTTCGGCTCCTTCTCCGCCACCTGGTTCTACGCCCGCAGAGGATTGCTGGAGTGGGCCATGATCTGGCCCGCGGTGATCTGCACCTTTATCGGTGCCGCTGTGGGCACGTTGGCGGTGCAGACCATCGACGCCGCCGTGCTGGAGCGCTTGCTCCCCTTCCTGTTGATGGCCTTTGCCTGCTACTTCTTCTTCTCGCCGCGGGTGAGCGATGCCGAGAGCTCCCGCCGCCTGACCCCCATGCTGTTTGCGCTGCTGGTGGGGGGCGGGGTCGGCTTCTATGACGGCTTCTTCGGGCCGGGGATCGGTTCATTCTTTGCCATCGGTTTCGTGGCGCTGGCAGGCTTTGGCATGGCGCGGGCCACCGCCCACACCAAGCTGCTCAACTTCACCTCGAATATCGCCTCCCTGCTGTTCTTTGCTCTCGGTGGCAAGGTGGTGTGGAGTGTCGGCTTCTGCATGGCGTTGGGGCAGTTCATCGGCGCCCGCTTTGGCTCCAAGATGGTGCTGAAAAAAGGGGTGAAGTTGATCAAGCCGCTGCTGGTGACCGTCTCCCTGCTGATGTCCGCCAAGCTGGTGTGGAGCCAGTATCCCGAGCTGTTTGCCTGGATCTGA
- a CDS encoding methyl-accepting chemotaxis protein: MTLKQKILLLGALPVLLMALAVNLSNYMLSRSDLESDLVVAREKAIKDRKALLSSYIMMAQTAINAVYSLPDSPENRQKVKELLRPLRYSSDGYFFVYDFEGNTILLPVRTELEGKNRWNDKDAKGKFLIQEILKSARQGDGFTEYWTAKPSIGRDAPKLAFTLVLDKYQWIIGTGFYIDDIDNELATLRAERESKMNSSLQVGVLVILVILGVTLVATVIVGNRVSKPLADAVLALNDIANGEGDLTQRLKVQSKDEIGQLASAFNRFVERIQSVVSQVGETSNHLFSAVDKLHHLSEHYDQQMHGHSRETDQVVTAVTEMSSTAQEVAASASNAASATSDAARESDAARGVVSTAINSINRLVGEVHTASGVIEQLAQETGKIGSVVEVIRGIAEQTNLLALNAAIEAARAGEQGRGFAVVADEVRSLAGRTQQSTKEINEMLQRLQGGVKQAVDVMQASEERSQETVQEASHIASSLDSMVMAVSTINDMNIQIATAAEEQHAVSEEINKNLVAIQQIVSELTSAAVESNSTTRDLANTGDKLRKLVSQFRY, from the coding sequence ATGACGTTAAAGCAGAAAATCCTGTTACTCGGAGCGCTCCCCGTGCTGCTGATGGCACTGGCGGTCAATCTCAGCAACTACATGCTCTCCAGAAGCGATCTGGAGTCTGATCTGGTGGTGGCGCGGGAGAAGGCGATCAAGGATCGCAAGGCGCTGCTCAGCAGTTACATCATGATGGCTCAGACTGCCATCAACGCTGTCTACTCCTTGCCTGATTCACCGGAGAATCGGCAAAAGGTCAAAGAGTTGCTCAGACCGCTGCGCTACAGCAGCGACGGTTATTTCTTTGTCTATGACTTTGAGGGCAACACCATATTGCTACCGGTTCGCACTGAACTGGAGGGGAAAAACCGCTGGAATGACAAGGATGCCAAGGGCAAGTTCCTTATTCAGGAGATCCTCAAGTCGGCCCGTCAGGGGGATGGCTTTACCGAATACTGGACCGCCAAGCCCTCCATCGGCCGTGATGCGCCCAAGCTGGCCTTTACCCTGGTGCTGGACAAATACCAGTGGATCATAGGGACCGGTTTTTATATCGATGATATCGACAACGAACTGGCCACCCTGCGTGCCGAGCGGGAGAGCAAGATGAACAGCTCGCTGCAGGTCGGGGTGCTGGTGATCCTGGTGATTTTGGGTGTCACTCTGGTGGCAACCGTTATCGTTGGCAACCGGGTCAGCAAACCGCTGGCAGATGCGGTGCTGGCATTGAACGATATCGCCAACGGCGAGGGGGATCTGACCCAGCGCCTCAAGGTGCAGAGCAAGGATGAGATTGGTCAGCTGGCCAGCGCCTTCAACCGCTTCGTTGAGCGGATCCAGTCGGTGGTGAGTCAGGTTGGGGAGACCAGCAACCACCTCTTCAGCGCCGTCGACAAGCTGCATCACCTGAGCGAGCACTACGACCAGCAGATGCACGGCCATAGCCGGGAGACCGATCAGGTGGTCACCGCAGTGACCGAGATGAGCTCGACCGCGCAGGAGGTGGCGGCCAGCGCCTCCAATGCCGCCAGTGCTACCAGCGATGCGGCCCGCGAATCCGACGCGGCACGCGGCGTAGTCAGCACCGCCATCAATAGCATCAACCGGCTGGTGGGCGAGGTACATACCGCCTCCGGCGTTATCGAGCAGCTGGCGCAGGAGACCGGCAAGATCGGCTCTGTGGTGGAGGTCATTCGCGGCATCGCCGAGCAGACCAACCTGCTGGCGCTGAACGCGGCCATCGAAGCGGCAAGGGCTGGCGAGCAGGGCCGCGGCTTTGCGGTGGTGGCAGACGAGGTGCGATCCCTTGCCGGTCGTACCCAGCAGAGCACCAAGGAGATCAACGAGATGCTCCAGCGTCTGCAGGGCGGAGTGAAGCAGGCGGTGGATGTAATGCAGGCGAGCGAGGAGCGCAGCCAGGAGACGGTGCAGGAGGCGAGCCATATCGCCAGCTCCCTCGACAGCATGGTGATGGCGGTCAGCACTATCAACGACATGAACATCCAGATCGCCACGGCCGCCGAGGAGCAGCACGCGGTCTCCGAGGAGATCAACAAGAATCTGGTGGCCATCCAGCAGATTGTCAGCGAGCTGACCAGCGCTGCGGTCGAGTCCAACAGCACCACCCGTGATCTGGCCAATACCGGCGACAAATTGCGCAAGCTGGTCTCCCAGTTCCGCTATTGA
- a CDS encoding tRNA-uridine aminocarboxypropyltransferase codes for MKPVPDHAVNRLRAWRKSISTRPFLARGGTLARCPACQLREDWCACEWRPELKAEAGFCLLMYDSEPMKPSNTGRLIADVLPDSTWAFLWSRTKPHPELLALLADPVWQPYVVFPACEKEPARLTGEVTLAPGKKPLFILLDGTWPEARKMFNKSPYLDGFPVLAIKPDALSTYGMRVANSEEHLCTAEVAACVLEVAGELRAGQALQHWFNLFSRRYMAGRVSRFPGDDEAPLLAALSAIKGSEAESPAPQSAA; via the coding sequence ATGAAGCCTGTTCCTGATCACGCCGTCAACCGCCTGCGGGCCTGGCGCAAGAGTATCTCTACTCGACCGTTTCTCGCCCGTGGCGGCACGTTGGCCCGTTGTCCAGCCTGTCAGCTGCGTGAGGACTGGTGTGCCTGTGAGTGGCGCCCCGAGCTCAAAGCGGAGGCGGGCTTTTGCCTGCTGATGTACGATAGCGAGCCGATGAAGCCCTCCAACACCGGCCGTCTCATCGCCGATGTGTTGCCGGATAGCACCTGGGCCTTTCTCTGGTCGCGCACCAAACCCCATCCCGAGTTGCTGGCCCTGCTGGCCGATCCCGTTTGGCAACCCTATGTGGTCTTTCCCGCCTGCGAAAAGGAGCCGGCCCGCCTGACCGGCGAGGTGACGCTGGCGCCGGGTAAAAAACCGCTCTTTATCCTGCTTGACGGCACCTGGCCGGAGGCGCGCAAGATGTTCAACAAGAGCCCCTATCTCGACGGTTTTCCGGTGCTGGCGATCAAGCCCGATGCGCTCTCCACTTACGGCATGCGGGTCGCCAACAGCGAGGAGCACCTCTGCACCGCCGAGGTGGCCGCCTGTGTGCTGGAAGTGGCGGGGGAGCTCAGGGCCGGGCAGGCGCTGCAGCACTGGTTCAATCTGTTCAGCCGTCGCTACATGGCCGGTCGGGTCAGCCGTTTCCCCGGGGATGACGAGGCGCCGCTGCTGGCGGCCCTGAGCGCCATCAAGGGATCGGAAGCGGAGTCACCGGCGCCACAAAGCGCCGCCTGA
- a CDS encoding DMT family transporter encodes MNLLLYLATVLIWGSTWIAIAWQLGPIPIEVSVLYRFLLAAVALFALLTASGRFPRLPWHGQRYAALLGALLFSTNFLCFYHATRYIPSGMSAVIFASASIFNGLNLWLFEGKRPGLRWLQGSLLGLFGTLLLFWPVLADAQLGANGWKGLLFACGGTLCFSLGNLVSARGQRHGYHVLQMVPWGMVYGVVLLLGWVTLLGQQLVVPTDSHYLAAMVYLALFGSVIAFTAYLTLVGRIGASKASYATVLFPLVALTLSTFYEGFVWQPVSVVGVVVSLIGNLVIFAPPLKSWRIGPFKAANDTCS; translated from the coding sequence ATGAACCTTCTGCTCTATCTCGCCACCGTCCTTATCTGGGGCAGCACCTGGATCGCCATCGCCTGGCAGCTTGGCCCCATACCCATCGAGGTGTCGGTGCTCTACCGCTTCTTGCTGGCGGCGGTGGCACTGTTTGCCCTGCTCACCGCCAGCGGCCGCTTTCCGCGCCTGCCGTGGCATGGCCAGCGCTACGCGGCACTGCTCGGCGCCCTGCTTTTTTCCACCAACTTTCTCTGTTTCTACCACGCGACCCGCTATATCCCGAGCGGCATGTCGGCGGTGATCTTCGCCAGTGCCAGCATCTTCAACGGCCTCAACCTCTGGCTGTTCGAGGGCAAACGCCCGGGCCTGCGCTGGCTGCAAGGGTCGCTACTGGGGCTCTTTGGCACCCTGCTGCTGTTCTGGCCGGTGCTGGCGGATGCGCAACTGGGTGCAAACGGCTGGAAGGGACTGCTGTTCGCCTGTGGCGGCACCCTCTGCTTTTCGCTGGGCAATCTGGTCTCGGCCCGCGGCCAGCGCCACGGCTACCACGTGTTGCAGATGGTGCCCTGGGGCATGGTTTACGGCGTTGTGCTGTTGCTGGGCTGGGTTACATTGCTCGGTCAGCAGCTGGTGGTGCCGACCGACAGCCACTATCTGGCGGCCATGGTCTATCTCGCCCTGTTTGGCTCGGTCATCGCCTTTACCGCCTACCTGACCCTGGTGGGGCGCATCGGGGCCAGCAAGGCCTCCTACGCGACCGTGCTCTTTCCGCTGGTGGCACTCACCCTTTCGACCTTCTATGAGGGATTTGTCTGGCAGCCGGTGTCGGTGGTCGGGGTGGTGGTGAGCCTCATCGGCAATCTGGTGATCTTCGCACCGCCCTTGAAGAGCTGGCGCATTGGCCCGTTCAAGGCGGCAAACGACACTTGCTCCTGA
- a CDS encoding ROK family transcriptional regulator, with product MNEIVKGSIDLIRQLNYGLVYASLEEHKELSRTDLSRLTGLSPASITKITRELLDSGLVVTCGESSVGRGRRQTLLRINERRFQFLSMRLGRGYVDMALFDFTGRSLARHRHIFTETERGELLDSLVHAIRSFLPKKALNLACIALCLPGQVERHSGMVKHFPFYDLRNWPLGPTLQEAFAVPVLVSGDVRTWIQAEREWGAAKNCADAVLVFVHNDIGVGMVVNGQLIESENALLGDLSHLQLEPYGQRCYCGGFGCACTLVTNQALEAQYRDLRERMQEHDLPESVTIRELCELALAGNSLCQDILHQAAGRLSRVLSNLICLLNPGKLLLGGEITRADRLLFPMLHQSLASQLPAEYLVRLQIESTHFYEDPTKPTSVQVHKALRDGSLLLELLRTCQES from the coding sequence ATGAATGAGATCGTGAAAGGTAGTATCGACTTGATCCGCCAGCTCAACTACGGCCTGGTTTATGCCAGCCTGGAAGAGCACAAGGAGTTGTCGCGCACCGATCTCTCCCGTTTGACAGGTCTCTCTCCCGCCAGCATTACCAAGATCACCCGCGAGCTGCTTGACAGCGGGCTGGTGGTCACCTGTGGTGAAAGTTCGGTGGGGCGTGGCCGTCGCCAGACCTTGCTGCGCATCAACGAGCGCCGCTTCCAGTTTCTCTCCATGCGTCTGGGGCGTGGTTATGTAGACATGGCGCTGTTCGACTTCACCGGTCGTTCGCTGGCGCGCCATCGCCATATTTTTACCGAGACCGAGCGCGGCGAACTGCTGGATAGCCTGGTTCACGCCATTCGCAGCTTCTTGCCGAAAAAGGCCCTCAACCTTGCCTGCATTGCCCTTTGTCTGCCAGGTCAGGTAGAGCGCCACTCCGGCATGGTCAAACACTTCCCCTTCTACGATCTGCGCAACTGGCCGCTGGGGCCGACTTTGCAGGAGGCCTTTGCGGTGCCGGTGCTGGTGAGTGGCGACGTGCGCACCTGGATCCAGGCCGAGCGCGAGTGGGGAGCCGCCAAGAATTGTGCCGATGCGGTGCTGGTGTTCGTTCACAACGACATCGGGGTCGGCATGGTGGTCAATGGCCAGCTTATCGAGAGCGAAAATGCGCTACTTGGCGATCTCAGCCATTTGCAGCTCGAACCCTATGGCCAGCGCTGCTACTGCGGCGGCTTTGGCTGCGCCTGCACTCTGGTGACCAATCAGGCGCTGGAGGCGCAATACCGGGATCTGCGCGAGCGGATGCAGGAGCACGATCTGCCCGAGAGTGTCACCATTCGCGAGCTGTGCGAGCTGGCGCTGGCGGGCAACAGCCTCTGTCAGGACATTCTCCATCAGGCGGCGGGGCGCCTGTCGCGGGTGCTCTCCAATCTCATCTGTTTGCTCAATCCGGGCAAGCTGCTGCTGGGGGGCGAGATCACCCGTGCCGATCGGCTACTGTTCCCCATGTTGCATCAGTCTCTGGCGAGTCAGTTGCCGGCCGAATATCTGGTGCGGCTGCAGATCGAATCCACCCACTTCTACGAAGATCCCACCAAGCCTACCTCGGTGCAGGTGCACAAGGCGCTGCGCGACGGCAGCCTGCTGCTGGAGCTGCTGCGCACCTGTCAGGAATCCTGA